In a genomic window of Pangasianodon hypophthalmus isolate fPanHyp1 chromosome 19, fPanHyp1.pri, whole genome shotgun sequence:
- the LOC117599792 gene encoding uncharacterized protein LOC117599792, whose product MVDKDQGEINAICKVFNESNVLLCWYHVIQAVTRWLSRSESGVSGPEKADSRQHIIQLMAELKSCSTEHEFKRKAEMFHCQFKNFKDVWKYFRNHWEPTGHLWSNFGRCYKHGDSDTNKLIERYMALSCMFSSLFISGLAES is encoded by the exons ATGGTTGATAAAGACCAGGGCGAAATCAATGCCATCTGTAAGGTATTCAACGAGTCAAATGTTCTCCTTTGTTGGTACCATGTAATACAA GCAGTAACTCGTTGGCTTTCAAGATCTGAATCTGGTGTGAGTGGACCTGAAAAGGCAGATTCAAGACAGCACATCATCCAGTTAATGGCAGAGCTGAAATCCTGTTCTACG GAACATGAATTCAAGAGGAAAGCGGAGATGTTTCACTGCCAGTTTAAGAACTTTAAAGATGTCTGGAAGTACTTTAGGAACCACTGGGAGCCAACTGGTCATCTGTGGTCTAACTTTGGAAGATGCTATAAGCATGGAGACTCTGACACAAACAAGCTAATAGAACGGTACATGGCACTTTCGTGCATGTTCTCTTCACTGTTTATTAGTGGTCTAGCTGAAAGCTAG
- the LOC113523917 gene encoding uncharacterized protein LOC113523917, which translates to MLICFICKKQHPCSQKLISHLRGEHSYYPGSKFSLICSQHGCRHQFETYAGFRKHLNNVHSNVQQIAQTSTAACSLSEPVVSTSQADSLEDQINPQHQSPCSSTSSGNNDSRRTTELCESIVAKLQSSGIPNSLVSSIVGDLEDLTDELHSQAKHNMLSALPTSDPYKSVIDESFKKIENTFTNLNTEWKRNKYFKEKWGVVEPVEITLGVRYDSRLNQKSGNYDQLPVKDTFIYVPILETLKFMCRNSDICDLLREDCRSEPDTFSDFNDGTYFKTHPLFTTKKHALQIQIYYDDFETANPLGSKHCIHKIGCLYFIVRNLPPKFNSVLMNINLLSLFHTQDISKYGFDIILEPLINDIKVLESQGLSLPFSDEQIYGTIAQITGDNLGMHSILGFIESFSSHHFCRLCLIDKNDSQTVYSEDDPKVILRGKEIYEMHCQSLQENPQLRSLNGLKKKIYTKHIEVFSCLL; encoded by the coding sequence ATGCTGATCTGTTTCATTTGTAAGAAACAGCACCCTTGCAGTCAAAAGTTGATTTCTCATTTAAGAGGTGAACATAGTTACTATCCTGGATCTAAGTTCAGCTTGATTTGTTCTCAGCACGGTTGTAGGCATCAGTTTGAAACATATGCCGGATTTCGTAAACACCTTAATAATGTTCATAGCAATGTTCAGCAAATTGCTCAGACTTCAACTGCTGCATGTTCCTTAAGTGAGCCGGTTGTAAGCACATCTCAAGCAGATTCTTTGGAGGACCAAATTAATCCTCAGCACCAGTCTCCTTGTTCCAGTACTTCCTCTGGTAACAATGATTCCAGGCGTACTACAGAATTGTGTGAATCAATTGTAGCGAAATTACAATCAAGTGGGATTCCAAATAGTTTAGTGTCATCAATTGTCGGAGATTTAGAGGACCTAACAGATGAGCTTCACTCACAAGCAAAGCATAACATGCTTTCAGCTTTACCTACAAGTGACCCGTACAAATCTGTAATAGatgaatcttttaaaaaaattgaaaatacattcacaaatctgaatacagaatggaaaagaaataaatacttcaAAGAAAAATGGGGAGTTGTTGAGCCAGTTGAGATTACACTTGGAGTGAGATATGACAGCAGACTGAATCAGAAATCTGGTAATTACGACCAACTACCAGTGAAAGATACTTTTATATATGTTCCGATTTTAGAAACGTTGAAATTCATGTGCAGAAATTCAGACATTTGTGATCTCCTAAGGGAAGACTGTAGATCAGAGCCTGACACTTTTTCAGATTTTAATGATGGTACTTATTTTAAAACCCACCCTTTGTTTACAACAAAGAAACATGCTTTACAAATTCAAATATATTATGATGATTTTGAAACGGCCAATCCCCTTGGCTCCAAACATTGCATTCACAAAATTGgctgtctttattttattgtaagaAACTTGCCCCCAAAATTTAATTCTGTTCTAATGAACATTAATTTGTTgtcactctttcacacacaagaTATAAGTAAGTATGGCTTTGATATTATACTGGAACCATtgataaatgatataaaagtaCTGGAAAGCCAAGGATTAAGTCTTCCATTTTCAGATGAGCAGATATATGGCACAATTGCACAGATAACTGGAGATAATCTAGGGATGCACTCAATACTGGGGTTTATTGAGTCATTTAGTAGCCATCATTTCTGTCGACTTTGTTTAATTGATAAAAATGATTCTCAAACAGTGTACAGTGAAGACGATCCTAAAGTGATCCTTCgtggaaaagaaatttatgaAATGCATTGTCAGTCTCTCCAAGAAAACCCACAGTTGAggtcactgaatggtttgaaaaaaaaaatctacactaaACACATTGAAGTATTTTCATGTTTGCTATAA